Proteins encoded together in one Bradyrhizobium sp. CB82 window:
- the gltX gene encoding glutamate--tRNA ligase produces MTDSVVTRFAPSPTGFLHIGGARTALFNWLYAKKHGGKMLLRIEDTDRERSTEAAIGAILDGLKWLELNWDGEVIYQFSRAARHREVAEQLLADGKAYHCYATAEELAAMREKARAEGRTRLYDGMWRDRDPATAPANVKPTIRLRAPQTGETVIEDQVQGRVVWQNENLDDLVLLRGDGTPTYMLAVVVDDHDMRVTHVIRGDDHLINAARQKQIYDAMGWALPSMSHIPLIHGPDGSKLSKRHGALGVDAYRAMGYLPAALRNYLVRLGWSHGDQEIFSTAEMIAAFDLASVGRAAARFDFAKLENLNGHYIRNADDQSLVKMFEDVLDHVPGRAGLKAKLNDATRAQLLKAMPSLKERAKTLIELIDGAYFIFADRPLELDPKAAALLTSENRALIGRLHSALENVESWSAATAEAALRAYAEENNLKLGAVAQPLRAALTGRSTSPGIFEVLDVLGRQESLGRLKDQSTT; encoded by the coding sequence ATGACCGATTCCGTCGTCACCCGCTTCGCCCCCTCGCCGACCGGCTTCCTCCATATCGGGGGTGCCCGCACGGCGCTGTTCAACTGGCTCTACGCGAAGAAGCACGGCGGCAAGATGCTGCTCCGGATCGAGGATACCGACCGCGAGCGCTCCACCGAGGCGGCGATCGGCGCCATCCTGGACGGGTTGAAATGGCTGGAGCTCAACTGGGACGGCGAGGTGATCTACCAGTTCAGCCGCGCCGCCCGCCACCGCGAGGTGGCCGAGCAGCTGCTCGCCGACGGCAAGGCCTATCACTGCTACGCCACCGCCGAGGAGCTCGCCGCGATGCGCGAGAAGGCGCGCGCCGAGGGGCGCACCCGCCTCTATGACGGCATGTGGCGCGACCGCGATCCGGCAACCGCGCCCGCGAACGTCAAGCCGACGATCCGGCTGCGCGCGCCACAGACCGGCGAGACCGTGATCGAAGACCAGGTGCAGGGCCGCGTGGTCTGGCAGAACGAGAACCTCGACGATCTCGTCCTGCTCCGCGGCGATGGAACGCCGACCTACATGCTCGCGGTGGTGGTCGACGACCACGACATGCGCGTCACCCATGTGATCCGCGGCGACGATCATCTCATCAACGCCGCGCGCCAGAAGCAGATCTACGATGCGATGGGCTGGGCGCTGCCGAGCATGTCGCACATTCCGCTGATCCACGGCCCGGACGGCTCAAAGCTCTCCAAGCGGCACGGCGCGCTCGGCGTCGATGCCTACCGCGCCATGGGCTATCTGCCAGCCGCGCTACGCAATTACCTCGTCCGGCTTGGCTGGAGCCACGGCGACCAGGAGATCTTTTCAACCGCCGAGATGATCGCGGCGTTCGACCTCGCCAGCGTCGGCCGAGCCGCTGCGCGCTTCGATTTTGCCAAGCTCGAGAACCTCAACGGCCACTACATCCGTAACGCGGACGATCAGTCGCTCGTGAAGATGTTCGAGGACGTGCTTGACCACGTTCCGGGACGTGCCGGGCTCAAGGCCAAACTGAATGACGCCACGCGTGCGCAGCTTCTGAAGGCTATGCCGAGCCTGAAGGAGCGCGCCAAGACGCTGATCGAGCTGATCGACGGCGCCTATTTCATCTTCGCCGACCGCCCGCTGGAGCTCGATCCCAAGGCGGCGGCCCTGCTGACGTCGGAGAACCGCGCGCTGATCGGCCGGCTCCATTCCGCGCTGGAGAATGTCGAGAGCTGGAGTGCGGCCACCGCGGAGGCCGCGTTGCGCGCCTACGCCGAGGAAAATAATCTCAAGCTCGGCGCGGTCGCCCAGCCGCTGCGGGCCGCCCTGACGGGGCGCAGCACTTCGCCCGGCATTTTCGAGGTTTTGGACGTCCTGGGACGCCAGGAAAGCCTCGGCCGCCTCAAGGATCAGTCTACGACATAA
- the gltA gene encoding citrate synthase: MDAKSTKTATLTVGNKNYDLPILSGSVGPDVVDIGKLYGQSGLFTYDPGFTSTASCQSKITYIDGDAGVLEYRGYPIEQLAEHGDFLETCYLLLYGDLPTPAQKKDFDYRVTHHTMVHEQMARFFQGFRRDAHPMAIMVAAVGALAAFYHDSTDINDPKQRMIASMRMIAKIPTLAAMAYKYTVGQPFVYPKNSLGFAANFLNMCFAVPCEDYKVSPVLADALEKIFILHADHEQNASTSTVRIAGSSGANPFACIAAGIACLWGPAHGGANEAALNMLYQIGTVDKIPEFIAKVKDKNSEVRLMGFGHRVYKNYDPRAKIMQKMCHAVLKEIGHGDDPMLKVALELEKIALSDQYFIDRKLYPNVDFYSGITLKAMGFPVSMFTVLFAVARTVGWISQWSEMIEDPQQKIGRPRQLYTGVTKRDYVPIDQRK, encoded by the coding sequence ATGGACGCAAAATCCACAAAAACCGCAACGCTGACGGTCGGAAACAAGAATTACGATCTCCCGATCCTGAGCGGCAGCGTTGGGCCTGACGTCGTCGACATCGGCAAGCTGTACGGCCAATCCGGTCTCTTCACGTACGATCCGGGCTTTACCTCGACCGCGAGCTGCCAGTCCAAGATCACCTATATCGACGGCGACGCCGGCGTGCTTGAATACCGCGGTTATCCGATCGAGCAGCTCGCCGAGCACGGCGACTTCCTGGAGACCTGCTACCTGCTGCTCTACGGGGATCTGCCGACGCCGGCCCAGAAGAAGGATTTCGACTACCGCGTTACGCACCACACGATGGTGCACGAGCAGATGGCCCGCTTTTTCCAGGGCTTCCGCCGCGACGCCCATCCGATGGCGATCATGGTGGCGGCCGTCGGCGCGCTTGCCGCCTTCTATCACGACTCCACCGACATCAACGATCCCAAGCAGCGCATGATCGCCTCCATGCGCATGATCGCCAAGATCCCGACGCTGGCGGCGATGGCCTACAAGTACACCGTCGGCCAGCCCTTCGTGTATCCGAAGAACTCGCTCGGCTTCGCCGCGAACTTCCTCAACATGTGCTTCGCGGTACCTTGCGAGGACTACAAGGTCAGCCCGGTGCTCGCTGACGCGCTGGAGAAGATCTTCATCCTGCACGCCGACCACGAGCAGAACGCCTCGACCTCGACGGTGCGCATCGCCGGCTCCTCCGGCGCCAATCCGTTCGCCTGCATCGCGGCCGGCATCGCCTGCCTGTGGGGCCCGGCGCATGGCGGTGCCAACGAAGCGGCGCTGAACATGCTCTATCAGATCGGCACCGTCGACAAGATTCCCGAGTTCATCGCCAAGGTGAAGGACAAGAACAGCGAAGTCCGCCTGATGGGCTTCGGCCATCGCGTCTACAAGAACTACGATCCGCGCGCCAAGATCATGCAGAAGATGTGTCACGCCGTGCTCAAGGAGATCGGCCATGGCGACGATCCGATGCTGAAGGTCGCGCTGGAACTCGAGAAGATCGCGCTCAGCGACCAGTACTTCATCGACCGCAAGCTCTACCCGAACGTCGACTTCTATTCGGGCATTACGTTGAAGGCGATGGGCTTCCCGGTCTCGATGTTCACCGTGCTGTTCGCGGTCGCGCGCACCGTCGGCTGGATCAGCCAGTGGAGCGAGATGATCGAGGATCCGCAGCAGAAGATCGGCCGCCCGCGCCAGCTCTACACCGGCGTCACCAAGCGCGACTACGTGCCGATCGACCAGCGGAAGTAG